The Amycolatopsis tolypomycina region GCACCACCGATGTCGCCCAGCATCCTGAGTTCCGGGATCGGAAGAAGACCGTTGTCCTCGATGGGGTTACCACTACCGGGTGGTTCACGCAGGACTTCACGCTCGCCGAGCTGAAGACGCTGCGTGCCGTCGAACGGATTCCGCAGAACCGGCCGCACAACACGCTGTACAACGGGCGGTACCAGATTGCCTCCTACCAGGAGGTTCTCGACCTGACCAAGCGGCTCGGCAAGGAACTGCACCGGACGCTCGGCACCTACCCCGAGGTCAAGCACTCGACCTTCTTCCAGTCCATCGGCAACCCGACCGAGCCGAAGCTGGTCGCGATCCTCAAGCGCAACGGGCTCGACCGGCCGGACGCGCCCGCGATCATCCAGTCGTTCGAGGTGTCGAACCTGATCGCGCTGCACCAGCAGGTCCGGACGCCGCTGCTGCAGCTGACGTCGGCGACCGGCGCCCCCGCCGACTTCGTCGCGAAGGGCGACCCGCGGACCTACAAGGACCTCGTGACGCCGCAGGGCCTGCGTGACGTCGCGAAGTACGCGAAGTACCTCGGCCCGGAGAAGGGGCAGATCATCCCCCTGGACGCCGCCGGGAACCTGACGCGGCCGACCGCGCTCGTCGCCGACGCGCACCGGGCCGGCCTGAAGGTGCAGCCGTACACCTTCCGGAACGAGAACCCGTTCCTGCCCGCGAACCTGCGCTCGTCGGCCGAGCCGGATGCCTACGGTGACGTCTTCACCGAGGAGAAGGCGTTCCTCGAGGCCGGCGTCGACGGCTTCTTCGCCGACCAGCCGGACACCGCGCTGGAGTCGCTGCACGCGTTCCTCGGGCGGTAACTCTGCCCTTAAGTGATTGGCCGCGAAGGGGGCTTCCGGGGACGCTGTGTCCATGGAAGCCCCCTTCTCCGGCGTGGTGCTGGTCAACCGCGGCGACGAGACGCTGCTCGCCGAGGCGTCCGGGTACGCGCACGTCGCCCACGGCGTCGAAAACACCGTCGACACCCGGTTCGCGATCGCCAGCGGCACCAAGGGGTTCACCGCACTCGTCGTCGTCGGCCTAATCGCCGAGGGACGGCTGAAGCCGGCGACCACCGCGCGCGAAGTCCTCGGCGACGACCTGCCGCTGATCGACGACGGCGTGACCGTCGAGCACCTGCTGACACATACCTCCGGCATCGGCGACTACTACGACGAAGACGCTGACCCGGCGCCGGCCCCGCTGCTCGCCACGTCGGCGGACTACCTCGCCGCCCTCGACGGGTTCCCGCAGCGCACCCCGCCGGGCCGGGAGTTCCGGTACAACAACGGCGCCTTCGTCGTCCTCGCGTTGATCGCCGAACGGATCGCGGGCATACCTTTTGCCGAGCTCGTGCGGACCCGGGTGACCGAGCCGGCCGGGATGACGGACACCGCGTTCCTCCGCTCGGACGCGCTGCCTGCCCGGACGGCGACCGGCTACCTCGAAGACGGCCGCAGCAACGTGTTCAGCCTGCCGGTCGTGGGCCACGGCGACGGCGGGATCTACAGCTCGGCACCGGACTTCCGGAAGTTCTGGCCCGCGCTGCTCGACGGCCGCCTGGTGCCGGACGAATGGGTGACGCGGATGCTGCGCCCGCACGCCGACGGCTACGGCCTCGGCTTCTGGCTGCCCCGGCCCGGGGTGGTCCGGCTGGAGGGCGGCGATCCCGGCGTCACGTTCCGGAGCACGCACGAGCCGGCGTCCGGGCTCACCGCGACCCTCATCTCGAACGACCACCGAGGTGGCGGGCCCCTGCTGCGGCGGCTGGACGAGTTCTTGACGAAGGCTTGACACCCTCCGGGACCGGAGCTACCTTCGGCGAATTCAATGGTCTGGCCGCATACCTTTCAAGAGGTGCCCGATGGACGTTTCCGACCAGCAGACCACCCCCGCCGACGACGACGCCGCCCGGCTGCACCAGCTGGGCTACGCGCAAGAGCTGAAACGGACGATGTCGGCGTTCTCGAACTTCGCCGTCTCGTTCACGATCATCTCGATCCTCTCCGGCTGCCTCACGCTCTACGGCTTCGGCATGAAGACCGGCGGGCCCGCCGCGATGATCTGGGGCTGGCCGCTGGTCGGGCTGTTCGTCATCCTGGTCGGGCTCGGCATGGCCGAGGTCTGCTCCAGCTACCCGACCGCCGGCGGGCTGTACTACTGGGCCGCGAAGCTCGCGCCCGGCAAGTCCGGCCCCGCGTGGTCGTGGTTCACCGGCTGGTTCAACCTCATCGGCCAGATCGCGGTCACCGCCGGCATCGACTTCGGGGCGGCGCTGTTCCTCAACGCGTTCCTCGACCTGCAGTTCGGCTTCGAGGCGACGCCGGGGCACACGATCCTGCTGCTCGCGATCATCCTCGTGGTGCACGGCCTGCTGAACACCTTCGGCGTCCGGATCGTGGCGATCCTCAACAACGTCAGCGTCTGGTGGCACCTCATCGGCGTGCTGGTGATCGTCGGCGTGCTGATCTTCGTGCCCGCCAAGCACCAGGACGCGTCGTTCGTCTTCGGCAGCTTCGTCAACCAGACGGGCTGGGGCTCGGCGTTCTACGTCTTCGCGCTGGGTCTCCTGGTGGCCCAGTACACGCTGACCGGCTACGACGCGTCCGCGCACATGACCGAGGAGACGAAGAGCGCGGCGACGGCCGGGCCGCGCGGCATCGTCATGTCGATCGTCGTCTCGCTCGTGGCCGGCTGGATCCTGCTGATCGGCCTGACGTTCGCGATCCAGGACTACGACGGCGCCGTCGGCTCGGCCACCGGGGTGCCGCCCGCGCAGATCTTCATCGACGCCACCGGCGCCGTCACCGGCAAGTTCCTCCTCCTGATCTGCATCGGCGCGCAGCTGTTCTGCGGAATGGCCTCGGTGACGGCGAACTCGCGGATGATCTACGCCTTCGCCCGCGACGGCGCCATCCCGGGCTCGGGCTTCTGGCACAAGATCAACAAGCGCACGCAGACGCCGACCAACGCCGTGTGGCTCGCCGCGGGCGGCGCGCTGGTGCTGGCCCTGCCGTACCTGTGGAGCGCGACGGCCTACGCGGCGGTGACTTCGATCGCCGTGGTCGGGCTGTACGTGGCCTACGTGATCCCGGTGTTCCTGCGCGTGCGCCGCGGCGACTCGTTCGAGCCGGGGCCGTGGACGCTCGGCAAGTGGGGCAGGCCGATCGGCATCGTCGCGACGGTGTGGGTCGCGCTGATCTTCGTGCTCTTCATGCTGCCGCAGGTGGCACCCGTGACCGTGGATTCCTTCAACTACACGCCGATCGCCTTCCTCGTGGTGCTGGGCGGGGCCGCCCTGTGGTGGGCGGTTTCGGCCCGGAAGTGGTTCAAGGGGCCGAAGGTGCAGGGGTCGGAGGCGGAACTGGCCGCGGTGGAACAGGAACTGAAGGACCTGGGCTGAGTTGTCGTGAGTGGTAAGGCGGTTCTAACCCGCTTACCACTCACGACCCACCGCGGCAGGCTCAGGAAGCCGCGTGGCTTTCCGGGGCTGGAGTGGGGTCTGGCGCCGGGGAGCGGCGGCCTGGGCGGACCACCGTCACGGCCACCGCGCCCAGGGCGCCCACGGCCGCGAACGCGTAGAAGCCCCACGGGTAGGCGATTCCCGCCGTCAGCAACGCGCCGCCGAGGAGGGGACCGGAGATGGCGCCGAGCCGGCCGATGCCCGCCGACCAGCCGAGGCCCGTCGCGCGGATCGCGTCCGGGTAGATGCGGCCGATGTACGCGTACACCAGCACCTGGGCGCTGAACACGAAACAGCCCGTGAGGAACACCGCCGCGTACAGCCCCACCGCCGGCAGCTTCACGCTCAGCAGCGCGAGGAACACCGCGCCCGCGCAGAACCAGACGATCGCCGACGGCCGGATGCCCACCCGGTCGGCGACCCGGCCCGCGACCAGCAGGCCCACGATGCCGCCGACGTTCAGGGTCAGCAGCAGGCTCAGCGCCGCGCCCAGTGGGTAGCCGGCCTGGCGCATGATCTCCGGCAGCCACGTGTTCAGCCCGTAGACCAGCAGCAGGCCCATGAACGACGTGACCCAGAACGCGATCGTCGCGCGCAGCAGGCCGCCGCGGAACAGCCCGGCCACGGCGTGCCCGGCCGAGCGCTCGGTCTCACGGACCCGCTCGAACGTCTCGGACTCCGGCAGGTACTTCACCATCAGCGGGACCAGGACCACGGCGGGCAGCGCGCCCGCGACGAACATCGCGCGCCAGCCGAGTGGCGAGATCAGCACAATGCCCAGCAGCGCCGTCAGCACCGCGCCGACGTGGTAGCCGGTCATCACCGTGGTGGTCGCACTGCCGGACCTGCCGTGGCGCGCGTACTCCGTGACGAGCGTGATCGCCGTCGGCAGGCAGCCGCCGAGGCCGAGCCCGGCCACGAACCGCAGCAGGCCGAAGACGAACGTCGACGGCGCGAAGGCGCACAGCAGCGTGCACAACGAGAACAGCGTGACGGAGATGATCAGCGACTTCCGGCGGCCGATGACGTCGGTGACCGTGCCGATCGCCAGCCCGCCCAGCATCATACCGGCGAGCCCCACCGTCGACACGACCGAGGCCGTGGCGGGCGTCAGGCCCCAGACGTGGCCGCGGAGGAGCACGGGCAGCACCGTGCCGAGCACGACCAGGTCGAACCCGTCGAGCAGGACGGCTGTCCAGGCCAGGGGCACGACCCAGCCGCGAGTACCAGGGGACATGG contains the following coding sequences:
- a CDS encoding glycerophosphodiester phosphodiesterase, translating into MKRKRVGVLALAGLALLSVTGFAVGSANAAESETAGAAAHGRGHHDPVIIGHRGAPGYRPEHTLASYELAYRMGVDWVDVDLVPTKDGQLVARHEPEIGGTTDVAQHPEFRDRKKTVVLDGVTTTGWFTQDFTLAELKTLRAVERIPQNRPHNTLYNGRYQIASYQEVLDLTKRLGKELHRTLGTYPEVKHSTFFQSIGNPTEPKLVAILKRNGLDRPDAPAIIQSFEVSNLIALHQQVRTPLLQLTSATGAPADFVAKGDPRTYKDLVTPQGLRDVAKYAKYLGPEKGQIIPLDAAGNLTRPTALVADAHRAGLKVQPYTFRNENPFLPANLRSSAEPDAYGDVFTEEKAFLEAGVDGFFADQPDTALESLHAFLGR
- a CDS encoding serine hydrolase domain-containing protein — translated: MEAPFSGVVLVNRGDETLLAEASGYAHVAHGVENTVDTRFAIASGTKGFTALVVVGLIAEGRLKPATTAREVLGDDLPLIDDGVTVEHLLTHTSGIGDYYDEDADPAPAPLLATSADYLAALDGFPQRTPPGREFRYNNGAFVVLALIAERIAGIPFAELVRTRVTEPAGMTDTAFLRSDALPARTATGYLEDGRSNVFSLPVVGHGDGGIYSSAPDFRKFWPALLDGRLVPDEWVTRMLRPHADGYGLGFWLPRPGVVRLEGGDPGVTFRSTHEPASGLTATLISNDHRGGGPLLRRLDEFLTKA
- a CDS encoding amino acid permease, whose amino-acid sequence is MDVSDQQTTPADDDAARLHQLGYAQELKRTMSAFSNFAVSFTIISILSGCLTLYGFGMKTGGPAAMIWGWPLVGLFVILVGLGMAEVCSSYPTAGGLYYWAAKLAPGKSGPAWSWFTGWFNLIGQIAVTAGIDFGAALFLNAFLDLQFGFEATPGHTILLLAIILVVHGLLNTFGVRIVAILNNVSVWWHLIGVLVIVGVLIFVPAKHQDASFVFGSFVNQTGWGSAFYVFALGLLVAQYTLTGYDASAHMTEETKSAATAGPRGIVMSIVVSLVAGWILLIGLTFAIQDYDGAVGSATGVPPAQIFIDATGAVTGKFLLLICIGAQLFCGMASVTANSRMIYAFARDGAIPGSGFWHKINKRTQTPTNAVWLAAGGALVLALPYLWSATAYAAVTSIAVVGLYVAYVIPVFLRVRRGDSFEPGPWTLGKWGRPIGIVATVWVALIFVLFMLPQVAPVTVDSFNYTPIAFLVVLGGAALWWAVSARKWFKGPKVQGSEAELAAVEQELKDLG
- a CDS encoding MFS transporter — its product is MSPGTRGWVVPLAWTAVLLDGFDLVVLGTVLPVLLRGHVWGLTPATASVVSTVGLAGMMLGGLAIGTVTDVIGRRKSLIISVTLFSLCTLLCAFAPSTFVFGLLRFVAGLGLGGCLPTAITLVTEYARHGRSGSATTTVMTGYHVGAVLTALLGIVLISPLGWRAMFVAGALPAVVLVPLMVKYLPESETFERVRETERSAGHAVAGLFRGGLLRATIAFWVTSFMGLLLVYGLNTWLPEIMRQAGYPLGAALSLLLTLNVGGIVGLLVAGRVADRVGIRPSAIVWFCAGAVFLALLSVKLPAVGLYAAVFLTGCFVFSAQVLVYAYIGRIYPDAIRATGLGWSAGIGRLGAISGPLLGGALLTAGIAYPWGFYAFAAVGALGAVAVTVVRPGRRSPAPDPTPAPESHAAS